TACGTCGACCTGGTGGGCATGACCCGGGCGCACATCGCCGACCCGCACCTGATCGCCAAGATCAAGATGGACCAGGTCGACCAGATCAAGCAGTGCGTCGGTGCCAACTACTGCATCGACCGCCAGTACCAGGGGCTGGACGTGCTGTGCATCCAGAATGCCGCCACCTCCCGGGAGTACATGGGCCTGCCGCACATCATCGAGCCCACCGAGGGCAAGAAGCGCAAGGTCGTGGTGGTCGGCGGTGGCCCCGGCGGCATGGAGGCGGCACGGGTCGCGGCCGAGCGGGGCCACGAGGTCACCCTGTTCGAGGCCGCAGAGAGCTTAGGCGGGCAGATCACCACGGCCGCCAAGGCGCCCCAGCGTGACCAGATCGCCGGCATCACCCGCTGGTACCAGCTCGAGCTGGCGCGTCTCGGCGTCGACCAGCGCCTGGGCACGCGTGCCGACGAGGCCACCATCCTGGACCTGCGCCCGGACATCGTGGTGCTGGCCACCGGTGGTCACCCCTACCTCGAGCAGCACGAGGAGTGGGGCTATGCCGAGAATCCCGAGGAGAGCCTGGTGGTCAGCACCTGGGACATCCTCGACGGCCGGGTCGAGCCGGGCAAGAACGTGCTGATCTACGACGCCATCTGCGAGTTCGCCGGCATGTCCGCGGCGGACTACCTGGCCGACAAGGGGGCCAAGGTCGAGATCGTCACCGACGACATCAAGCCCGGCGCGGCGGTGGGCGGCACCACCTTCCCGACCTACTATCGCAGCCTCTACCAGAAGGAGGTGATCATGACCTCCGACCTGATGCTGCACAAGGTCTACCGGGAAGGCGACTCCCTGGTCGCGGTGCTCGAGAACGAGTACACCGGCACCCAGGAGGAGCGCGTGGTCGACCAGGTGGTCGTGGAGAACGGCGTGCGTCCCGACGAGGCCCTCTACTACGCCCTGAAGTCCCAGTCCCGCAACAAGGGCCAGGTGGACCTGGAGGCTCTCTACGCCATCCAGCCGCAGCCCAGCCTGAGCGAGGAGGGCGACGGCTTCCTGCTGTTCCGCCTGGGCGACTGCTCGGCCCCGCGTAACACCCACGCGGCCATCTACGACGCCCTGCGGATCTGCAAGGACTTCTAGTCGAGCGCGGATGCGGCGCCTGACGCCGTCAGCGGCCACAGCGGCCCGGTCGGCCATGACCGGGTCGTTCAACAATTCCAAGATTGCGAGGTGAGCCGAGATGCTCGATACCCTCCTGCCGATCCTGATCGCCGCCGCCCTGGCGCTGGCGGTGATCGGCGCCGGGCGGCGTGTCCGCCTGTGGCGCCAGGGGCGTCCCGCCCGGGTCCCCCTGCTCAAGGGGCTCGCCGCCATGCCGCGGCGCTACCTGGTGGACCTCCACCATGTGGTGGCCCGCGACAAGGTGATGTCCAACACCCACGTGGCCACCGCCGGCGGCTTCGTCGCCGCGGCGGCACTGATGATCCTGGTGCATGGCCTGGGCCTGGCCGAGGGCGTGCTCGGCTGGCTGCTGCTGGCGGCCAGCGCGACCATGTTCGTCGGCAGCTGCTTCGTGGCCCGGCGGCGTCGCAACCCGCCGTCACGGCTCTCCAAGGGCCCGTGGATGCGGCTGCCGAAGAGCCTGATGGCTTTCTCGCTGAGCGTCTTCGCCATTACCCTGCCCGCCGTGGGCCTGCTGCCCGAGGACTTCGGCAGCTGGATACTGGCGCTGGTCCTGAGCGCCGTGCTGGTCTGGGGCCTGGGCGAGATGTTCTTCGGCATGACCTGGGGCGGGCCCATGAAGCACGCCTTCGCCGGCGCCCTGCACCTGGCCTTCCATCGTCGCGCCGAGCGTTTCGGGGGCGGGCGCTCGACCGGCCTCAAGGCCCTGGACCTGGACGATCCCGAGGCGCCGCTGGGCGTCGAGACGCCCAGCGACTTCACCTGGAACCAGCTGCTGGGCTTCGATGCCTGCGTGCAGTGCGGTCGCTGCGAGGCAGCCTGCCCGGCCTTCGCCGCCGGCCAGCCGCTCAACCCCAAGAAGCTGATCCAGGACATGGTGGTGGGCATGGCCGGGGGCAGCGATGCCCATTACGCCGGCAGCCCCTATCCCGGCAAGCCGGTGGGCGAGCACCAGGGCAGTGCCCATGGTCCCATCGTGGCGCGGGAGGGCAAGGCCCTGGTGGATGCCGAGACCCTGTGGTCCTGCACCACCTGCCGGGCCTGCGTCGAGGAGTGCCCGATGATGATCGAGCACGTCGATGCCATCGTCGACATGCGTCGTTTCCTGACCCTGGAACACGGCAATACGCCCAACAAGGGCGCCGAGGTCCTCGACAACCTGATCGCCACCGACAACCCCGGCGGTTTCGACCCCGGTGCGCGGATGCACTGGGCCGCCGACCTGGAGCTGCCGCTGATGGCGGACCTGCAGCAGGTCGACGTGCTGCTGTGGCTGGGTGACGGGGCCTACGACATGCGCAACCAGCGTACGCTGCGGTCGCTGGTCAAGGTGCTGCGCGCCGCCGGCGTCGACTTCGCCGTGCTCGGCAACGAGGAGCGCGACAGTGGCGACGTGGCGCGCCGCCTGGGCGACGAGGCGACCTTCCAGAGTCTGGCCAAGCGCAACATCGCCACCCTGGCCAAGTACCGCTTCCAGCAGATCGTTACCTGTGACCCGCACAGCTTCCACGTGCTGGGCAACGAGTACGGCGAGTTGGGCGGCCACTATCGCGTCTATCACCACAGCACCTTCATCGCCGAGCTCTACGAGGCAGGTCGGCTGGCCTTCCGGCCCTGGAAGGGCGGCAGCGTGACCTATCACGATCCCTGCTACCTGGGCCGCTACAACGGTGAATTCGAGGCACCGCGCAATGTCCTGCGCGCCCTGGGCATCCAGGTCGCCGAGATGGAGCGTTCCGGCTTCCGTTCGCGCTGCTGTGGCGGCGGCGGCGGCGCGCCGATCACCGACATCCCCGGCAAGCAGCGGATCCCGGACATGCGCATGAATGACGTGCGCGAGACCGGTGCCGAGCTGGTGGCCGTGGGCTGTCCCCAGTGCACCGCCATGCTGGAGGGCGTGGTCGACAGCGGCGCCGAGGTCCGCGATATCGCCGAGCTGGTGGCCGACGCCCTGGTCGAGGTGCCGGCCGGCTCGGCCGCGCACGGCAAGGGTCAGGCGCGGACGGCCCGTCCGCAGGCCGAGGAGGTAGTGTGATGAGCGACATCCGACGTCGCGATCCCCGCAAGGAGTGGATCGCCCGCAACCGCCTGCATCCCCAGCACCTCGAGGTGCTGGCGGAGCTCGGCCGGGGGGCGGCCAGCGAATGGATGGGGCCCCATGGCCTGATCCGCAGGAACCCCCATGCCGTCGGCTTCATCGGGCCCAATGGCGTGAAGCGCATCGACCGCAGTGGTGTCCAGCAGGGCCAGGGCGCGGGTGGGGCCCAGGCCTCGGCCGCCCCCCGCAAGCCGCTGGTCGAGATCGAGGCGCCGGCCTTCCTGGTGGCCGTGGTGCCGGACATGGCCGGCGGTCGCCTGACCGGTCACGACCGCGACCTGCTGGGACTGGCCCGCCAACTGGCCGATGCCGACCCGGCGGCCCGCGGGGCGGTGCTGGCCGTGGTCTTCGGTGAGCATAAGGAGGACGACTTCGAGGGAGCCGGTGTCGACCGTCTGCTGCACCTCACCGGGCCCGAGGTCGACGGCTTTTCCCCCGAGGCCCGTCTCGGCGCGCTGGCGGCCGTGGAGCAGGCCTGGACCCCGCGGCACTGGCTGCTGCCGGATTCCAAGCTGGGCGGGGCCGACCTCGGGCGGCGCCTGGCGGCCCGGCTCGGCGAGCGTCCGGCCACCGGCGTCTGGCAACTCGAGGCCGACGGCGAGGCTCCCCTGGGCTGGCGCTGTACCGCCCGTGGGGCGGCGGGGACCCTGGATTTCCAGCGGGCCGTGCCCCGCCTGGTGCTGGCCCTGGCCGAGTGTGCCGAACCGGTCAGCGAAACGCGCCATGCCGCCGAGCCCCTGGAGCTGCCCGAGGCCCTGCCCTCGCAGCTGTCACGCATCCAGGACCTCGGCCAGGTGGCGGTCGACCCTGCCGGGGTGGCGCTGTCCGAGGCCGAGTTCATCCTCTCCGCCGGTAACGGCGTGCGTGACTGGGACGCCTTTCATCATGCCGCCGAGGTGCTGGGGGCGACGGAGGGGGCGTCCCGGGTGGCCGTGGACGACGGCTTCATGGCCC
The Halomonas sp. M4R1S46 DNA segment above includes these coding regions:
- the dgcA gene encoding dimethylglycine demethylation protein DgcA, whose protein sequence is MAFDAIFQPIQIGNLTIRNRVVSTAHAEVYATDGGMTTDRYVKYYEEKAKGGVGLAICGGSSVVSIDSPQAWWSSVNLATDRIIPHFQNLADAVHKHGGKIMIQITHMGRRSRWDGFDWSTLLSPSGIREPVHRSTCKTIEEEEIWRIIGDFAQAARRAKEGGLDGVELSAVHQHLIDQFWSPRVNKRTDQWGGSFENRMRFGMEVLKAVRAEVGDDFVVGMRICGDEFHPDGLSHDDMKQIAAYYDATGQLDFFGVVGSGCDTHDTLANVIPNMAYPPEPFLHLAAGIKEVVKAPVIHAQNIKDPNQAERILEGGYVDLVGMTRAHIADPHLIAKIKMDQVDQIKQCVGANYCIDRQYQGLDVLCIQNAATSREYMGLPHIIEPTEGKKRKVVVVGGGPGGMEAARVAAERGHEVTLFEAAESLGGQITTAAKAPQRDQIAGITRWYQLELARLGVDQRLGTRADEATILDLRPDIVVLATGGHPYLEQHEEWGYAENPEESLVVSTWDILDGRVEPGKNVLIYDAICEFAGMSAADYLADKGAKVEIVTDDIKPGAAVGGTTFPTYYRSLYQKEVIMTSDLMLHKVYREGDSLVAVLENEYTGTQEERVVDQVVVENGVRPDEALYYALKSQSRNKGQVDLEALYAIQPQPSLSEEGDGFLLFRLGDCSAPRNTHAAIYDALRICKDF
- a CDS encoding (Fe-S)-binding protein yields the protein MLDTLLPILIAAALALAVIGAGRRVRLWRQGRPARVPLLKGLAAMPRRYLVDLHHVVARDKVMSNTHVATAGGFVAAAALMILVHGLGLAEGVLGWLLLAASATMFVGSCFVARRRRNPPSRLSKGPWMRLPKSLMAFSLSVFAITLPAVGLLPEDFGSWILALVLSAVLVWGLGEMFFGMTWGGPMKHAFAGALHLAFHRRAERFGGGRSTGLKALDLDDPEAPLGVETPSDFTWNQLLGFDACVQCGRCEAACPAFAAGQPLNPKKLIQDMVVGMAGGSDAHYAGSPYPGKPVGEHQGSAHGPIVAREGKALVDAETLWSCTTCRACVEECPMMIEHVDAIVDMRRFLTLEHGNTPNKGAEVLDNLIATDNPGGFDPGARMHWAADLELPLMADLQQVDVLLWLGDGAYDMRNQRTLRSLVKVLRAAGVDFAVLGNEERDSGDVARRLGDEATFQSLAKRNIATLAKYRFQQIVTCDPHSFHVLGNEYGELGGHYRVYHHSTFIAELYEAGRLAFRPWKGGSVTYHDPCYLGRYNGEFEAPRNVLRALGIQVAEMERSGFRSRCCGGGGGAPITDIPGKQRIPDMRMNDVRETGAELVAVGCPQCTAMLEGVVDSGAEVRDIAELVADALVEVPAGSAAHGKGQARTARPQAEEVV
- a CDS encoding electron transfer flavoprotein subunit alpha/FixB family protein is translated as MSDIRRRDPRKEWIARNRLHPQHLEVLAELGRGAASEWMGPHGLIRRNPHAVGFIGPNGVKRIDRSGVQQGQGAGGAQASAAPRKPLVEIEAPAFLVAVVPDMAGGRLTGHDRDLLGLARQLADADPAARGAVLAVVFGEHKEDDFEGAGVDRLLHLTGPEVDGFSPEARLGALAAVEQAWTPRHWLLPDSKLGGADLGRRLAARLGERPATGVWQLEADGEAPLGWRCTARGAAGTLDFQRAVPRLVLALAECAEPVSETRHAAEPLELPEALPSQLSRIQDLGQVAVDPAGVALSEAEFILSAGNGVRDWDAFHHAAEVLGATEGASRVAVDDGFMARDRQVGATGTWVTARVYVAVGISGAIQHLQGIQTCDKVVAINMDPGCDMIKRADLAVIGDSAKVLEALVALVEQSREEKRNAA